The following are encoded in a window of Telmatobacter sp. DSM 110680 genomic DNA:
- a CDS encoding recombinase family protein: MSGQVIGYVRVSTLEQNTGRQREQMKDEHLDDVYEDHISGKSLERPELDRLRRHVRKGDTVVVYSMDRLARNLRDLRNLVDELTDRGIVVRFLKEHLEFTGEPNSTAKLMLNIMGAVAEFERELILERQREGIALAKAEGKYKGGKFKLSAAKVRELNNRASAGNISKAALAREFGISRETLYQYLKADTSAKESVSKLSNETL, from the coding sequence ATGAGCGGTCAGGTAATTGGATACGTCAGAGTTTCCACTCTGGAGCAGAACACCGGGAGACAGCGGGAGCAAATGAAGGACGAGCACTTGGATGATGTGTATGAGGATCACATCAGCGGGAAGTCCCTTGAGCGTCCTGAGCTAGACAGGCTGCGTCGCCACGTCCGCAAGGGAGATACCGTCGTGGTTTACAGCATGGACCGTCTGGCGCGGAATCTGCGCGATCTACGCAACCTTGTAGATGAATTAACCGACCGTGGAATAGTCGTCCGATTCCTGAAAGAGCATCTGGAGTTCACCGGGGAGCCGAACAGCACGGCCAAGCTGATGCTGAACATCATGGGGGCGGTTGCTGAATTTGAGCGGGAGCTAATTCTGGAAAGGCAGCGGGAAGGAATTGCGCTTGCGAAGGCTGAAGGCAAATACAAAGGTGGAAAATTCAAGCTAAGTGCAGCCAAAGTGCGGGAGCTGAACAATCGTGCATCGGCTGGAAACATCTCCAAGGCTGCTCTAGCGAGGGAGTTTGGAATTTCGCGGGAAACCCTCTACCAATATCTGAAGGCAGACACATCAGCAAAGGAAAGTGTAAGCAAACTCTCAAATGAAACCCTGTGA